Proteins encoded together in one Microplitis mediator isolate UGA2020A chromosome 7, iyMicMedi2.1, whole genome shotgun sequence window:
- the LOC130672390 gene encoding uncharacterized protein LOC130672390 produces MLSVATNTPTVHHHYKSISPTAPANQNSRSPRRLLKKVSKSWKNCHKYNVFSRNKVKSVGNIIKKNSAQYIESCGKSSSSENASTSSSGIKRDLVAEVNCKDSLPDDEEFMIIDDKQTDKLITSNSDRYCKVFIETSAEVESKIAKVDNIDCKKRRRPGLGGRLAIATKLLKDNNSSAMAVKESPEENLTVNHQKAAAAVVGVVDPHQSQNNLNECENNNQNQDENWNQHEAQPEHHQFQEEVNNKDECAYDNLVQGWAEPYNDYQASEAAYYMTGFPNPPGENRCWLNATLHALFVLPLIDNIDRNLVVRLSKLTKTLVAMQCFWRQGSKNTEKTHQTVTKFKEELAILDNSYPSKNQQDVSEFLMILLNYVKSEYIDQLSAQSNEEMENVPENHQKISSKDNPRPASSPSKRQPLATLFPLKPNGNAANAIVGTRDDSIKDKDDKSPDKDDKTPDEDDKTPNNPIDECFMLPMVEHSICQNCKKHRKRNINNLMLYVDLPSNQNNNEEVTVISSDSPASPATELSSAILKSMEPEERSVTCPKCQSEKHYVSTSFRGCPNVMIVQLNRYGIFSGGLVDKINSAVNIPAELDIEINDSNATDENPSGTTTVHKFKPICIIAHVGSAMDCGHYTTYAKHDHQWFHYNDMDVTPMTETEALTAAQTTAYLIFFVNVKPPALTTSFDLNKDDLPGKLDDNPSL; encoded by the coding sequence TGAAAAAAGTATCAAAGTCATGGAAGAATTGCCACAAGTATAACGTGTTTTCAAGAAATAAAGTAAAGTCTGTTggcaatataattaaaaagaatagcGCACAGTACATTGAAAGTTGCGGTAAAAGTTCATCAAGTGAAAACGCGAGTACATCATCGTCAGGAATTAAAAGAGACCTGGTAGCTGAAGTCAATTGCAAGGATTCATTGCCGGATGATGAAGAGTTTATGATTATTGATGATAAGCAGACGGATAAATTGATAACGTCAAATAGTGATAGATATTGCAAAGTATTTATTGAAACATCTGCTGAAGTCGAGTCTAAAATAGCTAAGGTTGATAACATTGATTGTAAAAAACGAAGACGTCCTGGTTTAGGTGGAAGATTAGCCATTGctactaaattattaaaagataACAATAGTTCAGCTATGGCTGTAAAAGAATCtcctgaagaaaatttaactgtcaATCATCAGAAAGCTGCTGCAGCAGTTGTTGGTGTTGTCGATCCTCATCAGAGTCAGAATAATTTGAATGAGTGTGAGAATAATAATCAGAATCAAGACGAGAATTGGAATCAGCATGAGGCTCAGCCTGAACATCATCAGTTCCAAGaagaagttaataataaagatgAATGCGCGTATGACAATTTAGTGCAGGGCTGGGCAGAACCATATAACGATTACCAAGCATCCGAGGCGGCTTATTATATGACAGGATTTCCGAATCCACCTGGTGAAAATCGTTGCTGGCTCAACGCGACTCTGCACGCACTGTTTGTACTGCCGTTGATTGATAACATTGACCGGAATTTGGTTGTCCGGTTGTCGAAGTTGACCAAGACATTGGTAGCCATGCAGTGCTTCTGGCGTCAAGGATCCAAGAACACGGAGAAGACTCACCAGACGGTCACAAAATTCAAGGAAGAACTGGCAATACTTGACAACTCATATCCATCTAAAAACCAACAAGACGTatcagaatttttgatgattttacttaattatgtTAAGAGCGAATACATTGATCAGTTGTCTGCTCAATCAAACGAAGAGATGGAAAATGTACCGGAGAATCACCAAAAGATATCGTCTAAGGACAACCCGCGTCCGGCATCATCACCATCAAAGCGACAACCTCTGGCTACTTTGTTTCCACTGAAACCGAACGGCAATGCCGCCAATGCAATCGTCGGAACCCGTGATGATTCAATCAAAGATAAAGATGACAAGTCTCCTGATAAAGATGACAAGACTCCTGATGAAGATGATAAGACACCAAATAATCCTATCGATGAATGCTTCATGTTGCCCATGGTAGAGCATTCCATTTgtcaaaattgtaaaaaacatCGGAAGCGCAACATCAACAACCTGATGCTCTACGTTGACTTGCCAAGCAATCAAAATAACAATGAAGAAGTGACTGTCATATCATCAGACTCACCAGCATCACCAGCAACTGAATTGTCATCAGCAATTTTAAAAAGCATGGAACCAGAAGAACGTTCTGTCACTTGCCCGAAATGTCAGTCCGAAAAGCATTACGTCTCAACGTCATTTCGTGGATGTCCAAATGTTATGATTGTTCAATTGAATCGTTACGGAATTTTCAGTGGAGGTttagttgacaaaataaattcaGCTGTTAATATACCAGCGGAATtagatattgaaataaatgatagTAATGCAACTGATGAAAATCCATCAGGAACTACAActgtacataaatttaaaccgATTTGTATTATCGCGCATGTTGGCAGTGCTATGGATTGCGGACACTACACCACTTATGCTAAACATGACCATCAGTGGTTTCATTACAATGACATGGATGTTACGCCGATGACTGAAACGGAAGCTCTCACTGCCGCTCAGACTACAGCTtacctgattttttttgtcaatgtAAAACCACCAGCATTGACGACttcatttgatttaaataaagacGACTTGCCCGGTAAATTAGATGACAATCCGTCGCTGTAG